The Halorussus rarus genome includes the window TAGATCTCCTCGATCTCGGTCAGGACGGTCCGGTCGGGGCCGACGGTCCGGACCTGCTCGAGGGTCTGGTCGAAGGTGGTCTGGTGCTCGCTCTCCTCGGCCCACAGCTCCTCGCTCAGGATGGGGTCGCCCGTCGGCGTCTCGCGGAACATCCCGCACTCCTTGACCCAGAGGTCGAGGTCGTGGGGCACCTTCTCCAGGTCGAGGAACGTCGTCTCGTCGGGGAAGACGAGCGCCGAGGACTCGCCGTCGCGGAAGAGGTAGCCCATCGCGGCGTCCTCGGGGCCGCCGGGGTCGAGGGGCGCGCCGATGCCAGTCACCTCGATTCCGTCGCCGAGCGTCATCGTCTCGCCGTCGCCGATGAACTCGAACTGGGCGTACCCCCGGTCGTCGTACTGGGCCTCGATGTCGAGCGACTCGGCGATGCGGTCGTAGGTGGTCTCGCTCATCACCACGGTCGCGGGGTCCTCGTTGTCCCAGTTCTCCAGCGGGAACTGCGGCCGGCCGATGGCCTGGACGACCCGGAGGCCGCCGACGTGGTCCATGTGGTGGTGCGAGACGAAGATGTACTCGACGTCCGCGACGTCCTCGCGGTTCAGCATCGCCCAGATGGACTCGGGCGCGTCGACCACGGCGTCGGCGTCGCGGACGAGCGTGGAGTTGCCGTACCTCGCGTGGGGGATGCCCTCCTCGCGGGCGGGGTCGCAGACCCGGCAGTCGCAGGTCGGCATCGGCGTCTGGGAGTCGCCGCCCGACCCCAGGAGCGTGATGTTCATGGAGTCGGTACCCGACGCGCGGAGAAAGGTCCAATGGCTGGGCTGCGAGCCCCGACAATCGGAGCGAGATTCGTGCAAGGCACTACTGTTCCGCGAACAGCTGACTCCGCAACTTCTCGGCGGTCCCGGTGAACCGGACCTGCCCGATCACCGCCGCCACGACCGCGCCCAGCGAGTTGTACGTCAGGTCCAGTACGGTGTCGTCGAGGCCGTGCTGGGCCAGCGGCATCGTGAGTCCCGTCGACGCCGACACGACGTCGAGGGCGAACTCGAACAGCTCCCAGACCACCCCGAACGCCAGGACGAGCACCAGGATGAAGACGAACCCGTACCGGTGGGGAAGGTTGATGCGGTCGGTGTGGAGGTCCACCGCGCGGACGGAGACGTAGCCGGCGCCCGCGACCAGCGAGGCCGACAGCGAGTGGGTCAGGTGGTCCCACCAGTCGAGGTGGGAGTACAGTCCCGCCGACCCCAGCGTGTGGAACAGGACGGCCGACGTGATCCAGAGGCCGAGCCACGGGTCCAGCGGGAGCTCGTAGTTGCGCTCGAGCAATGCCGGCAGGAGCGTGATCAGGAACGCGATGGTGCCGTTGACGATGGCCTTCGGCTGGCCCGCGACCGCGCCGTAGCCGACGACGCCGAGCAGCACCGCCTGCATCACCCGCATCAGCCGGCGCTGGTTCGCCATCGAGGGGCGCGGGAGCGGGCTCATCGGCCCACCAGGTCCTCGATGGCCCGCCAGAGCTCGCGGTCCCGGCGCGTGAAGTAGACGTCGAACAGCACGCCCGCCGCGAACCCGGCGAGGGTCACCCAGACGAACTCGTTCATCAGGGCGTCGTTGGTCGAGAGCATCGAGGTGCCCAGCAGGCGGTCGGCGTTCCACCGAACGATGGTCCAGGCCGCGGCCGACGCCATCGTCGTCAGCACGACGAGGAGCACCGCGAACAAGCGGGTGACCTCGAGTTTTGTGAACATGTCGAGTTCGACCGTGACGAGCAGCGCGACCCCGGCGACCGAGAGGTAGTAGGTGAACGTGCCGAGGTCGCCCGCCAGCAGCGCGGTCCCGAGCATCGGGGCCACCACGAGCGCCAGCAGCTCCCACGGGAGCATCACGCGCCACTCCCGGTACGCGACGGGCGGCACGAGGACGATGAGGCCCGCGGCGGCGACGAACGCCAGCCAGAGCACGTCGAGATCGAGCGCGCTCTCCGCGAGCACGAGCGCGAGCACGCCGACCACCAGCCACGACGCGAGCGCGTTCGTCCGGCCGTCCCGGAACAGGCGTTCGACCGCACTGCCGGACTCGACCCGGCGGTCGCTTCGGGTCATCGCGTCACAGTCGCTTCGAGACGTACGGGCCGTCCTGGTGGTAGCCCAGCTTCTCCCGGTAGTACTCCCGGGCGCCGATGCCGGAGATGACGCTGACCTTGTCGTAGCCCGCGTCTGCCGCCATCTCCTCGGCCTTCCGGAGGAGCTTCCGACCGTAGCCCTTGTGCTGCCAGTCGTGGCTCTCGTCTCCCACTTCGACCATCGGACCGTACACGTGGAGCTCGCGGACCAGCGCGGCGTCTTCGAGCTCCCGGCGGACCGGGTTGCCGGGGAAGCGCAGGCGACAGAAGCCGATCAGGAGGTCCTTGTCGGGGTCCTCGTAACTGATGAAGTGCTCGGTGCCGCCCGCGGCCTCGTACGTCGTGACGTCGAGCTCGACGGTTTCGGGGTTCTCGTCGTTCATCCCGACCTCGCGGCACCGGATGCAGTCGCAGGTCCAGCCGTGGTCCTCCATCTTCTGGCGGGCGAGCTGGCGGAGGTTCGACTTCCAGACGCCGGCGTCGATGAAGTCGGCGGGGATGTCGCGCTGGACGCGCTGGAGCCGGGTGTACTTCGGGATCATCGACTTGATCTCGGCGACGAGTTCGGCCGCCTCCTCGTTCTGGAGCGGTTCGTACTCGTCGCGGTGCCACCAGTCGTAGGTCGCGGTCCCGCGGACAACCAACGTCGGGTAGATCTTGAGGTAGTCGGGCTTCCACTTCTCGTCCTCGAACAGCCGCCGGAAGTCCTCCAGGCACATCTCCCGGGACATGCCGGGCTGGCCGGGCATCATGTGGAAGCCGACCTTGAACGCGGCGTCGCGCAGGCGCCGATTCGCGTCGATGGACGCCTGCACGCCGTGGCCGCGGTGCATCTCGCGGTTGATGCGCTCGTAGGTGGTCTGGACGCCGACCTCGACCTTCGTGCCGCCGAGGTCGAGCATCCGGTCGATCTGCTCGGGATCGCACCAGTCGGGCTTGGTCTCGAAGGTGGTGCCGATGTTCCGGATGTCGTTGGTCTCGTTCTCGGCGATGACGTCCTCGAGGTAGCGGAACTCCACGTTCTCGGGGTCCTCCGCGAAGCTCTCGCCCTCCGCGGGTTCGGGCTCCTTCCCGGTGTCGTAGTCGTTCATCGCCTCCAGCGCGCGCTTGACGAACCACTCCTGGTAGTCGTGGCTCCGGGCGGTCATCGTCCCGCCCATCAGGATGAGCTCGACCTTGTCGACGGGGTGGCCGATCTCCCGGAGCTGTTCGAGGCGGAGCGTGACCTGGCCGTAGGGGTCGTAGTCGTTCTGGACGCCGCGGGCGGCGGCGGGCTCGTGGCCCGTGTAGCTCTGCGAAGAGGAGAACTCGGAGCCCGGCCCGCCCGGACAGTAGAGGCACTTGCCGTGCGGGCACTGGTGGGGGCTGGTCATGATGGCGACCGGCGAGACGCCCGAGGCGGTCCGGACCGGCTTGCGCTGGAGCACCTCCTGGAGGTCCTCCCGGCGATCCTCGGGGGCGTGGTCGAGCAGTTCCGAGTTCTTGGGGACCTTCGGGGAGGAGTGCTCCGAGCAGACCTCGAGCTTCTCGCTCTCGAGGTCGTCGCGCTCGACCTCCCCGTCGAGGATGCGCTCGACGAGCTCCTCGCAGACCCGCTCGAACGCCTCGGTCTCGGTGGCGTCCGGCGTCTCGGTACTCATTACGTGCTATTTGGTCGGGTCGGCGGGATAAGGGTGTCGTCTACGGGTACGGGACGGAATCACGACGCCGCCGACCCCGGCTCCGCGCGGAACTCCCCGCCCGTCTGCCACCAGAACACCCCGACGACCAGCGCGGCGATTATCAGGAACGCGCCGACCGACTGCGGCCAGTCGTGGGCGTCCAGGTAGACCCGGTTGGGCACCATCACGACCGGAATCGCGAGTGTCGGCCAGAATCGGCGGTCGACCAGCGTCAGGTAGAGCGTCGGCATCAGCGCCATGGTGACGTGGCCCGAGAAGTTCCAGAACGGCGAGAGCGCGACGTAGGGAATCGTCGCGACGACGAGCGCCTGGAGGTAGCCCGGAACCAGCGCGCCCCAGTCGTAGCGGCGCCACACCAGCCACGTCGTCGCGGCGGTGAAGAGGACGCCGCCCGCGACCAGCGCGTCCACCTGCCACGCGTTGCCCTTGGTGACCTGATAGAGACCCTGGCCCGTGACGAGGACGTACGCCAGGGTCGGGACGAGCGAGAGGACGCCGGCACCGAGGAACGCGGCGAACCGCCGCCACAGCGCCGACCGGTCGGCGTCCTGGAGCGCCCACTCGTGGTGTATGGTGACGAGTGCCCCGACGCCGACCATCACGGCGGGGTGGAAGACGTAGGGGTAGAGCTCCATCGCCGTATCGAGCGCGTCCATGCGTGGGGCTACGGTCCCGGGCCGGAAAACCGCGGTGGCGACGGCGTCCGGGGTCACCGACGCCGTCGACCGTCGATGGCCCTGCTCCTCGTCCGGGGGCGACCGCTCCGGGCCCTGAGAAATCTATTTATCGAAGCGTCACAAAATGTAAGATATGAGTAACGACCACGTCACCAAGCCGGACCCGTCGGCGTTCGACGACATGCACCTGCTCTGGAAAGTGTTCTGGGTATTCGCCGGCGCGCTTCTGATTCTCTTCTGGGCGGCCGTACTGCTTGGCGGCCTGTGAGGGAGCCGTCACCGAATAAGTGGACTGCGAAGAAGAACCGACTGCGGTCGTCTCCGTCCTACAACTGCTCGCTGACCGCCGCGACCACGGCGTCGAGCGCCGCGTCGCGCTCGCCCGCGAGGAACTCGACGGCGCCGTCGCGGGTGCCCGTGGCCGAGATGCCCGCCTCCGGTGCCGCCTCGGCGGCGGCCGCCGCGACGTCGCGGGCGTTGACCCGGCCGTCGCTCCGGATGTGGATCTCGTCCTCGTCGACGCCGAGGGTGACGTGGTCGTCGCCCGGCGCGCCCGCGGCGCCGAGCTTCTGGCGGTGGATGGCGTCGAGCAGGAGCGCGGTCGGCGGGAAGTCGAACCGGTGGGTGAACGCCTCGGTGTCGAGGACGGTGAACGAGACGTCGTTCTCGCCCCGGATCGAGAGGTTCGGCTCGACGGTGTCGAGTTCGGTCTGGAGCTTCTCGCGGAACTGCTCGCCGACGTGCTCGGCGAGGTCGCGCTTCTCGTGCTCGAACAGCAGGTCGGTGATGAGCTCGCGCTTGTCCTCGTAGGACTGGTAGTACGCCTCAAGCGCGACCGCCTCGCGGAGCGCGGTGACGTGGTCCTCGTCGTAGTCGGCCTCGGCGGCGAGGTCGACGTACGCCTCGGGGGCGTCCTCCCAGTAGCTGACCGCCGGGAGGTGGGCGACGTCGTCGCGGGCGTCGGTGTTGACGTGGGCCGCGACGTTCGCGCCGAGGACGCCCGCGGTCAGGTCGGCCGCGTCGGCGTCTTCGAGGTAGGGGTTGACCGCCACGCCGGCGAGGTCGGCCACGCCCTCGTCGGGGTACGTCGCGTCGACGACGACCCGCGGGGCGTCGTAGATGTCCAGCAGCTCGAACCCGTCGGCGGACTCGGCGGTGCTACCGGCCGCGACGACGACGAACAGCGGGAGCTTCTCGTCGTGGCGCTCCCTGTTGTCGAGCATCGTCGTCACGTCCTTGGTCGCGTCGGCCATGTCGTAGTCACCGCCCTCGAGCGGCCGGCGGTCGAAGAAGTGGTACTCGGCGTCGCTCTTGGCGTGCTCGTCGCGGACCAGCGGCAGGACCGCGCGCTCGATGGCCGCGCCGGCGACGTAGCCCTCGGCGGTGGCGTTGTGCCGGACGATGACCGGCCGGGACTCCATGACCGCGCGCCGGACGGTCTCGGCGGCGTCCCGGATGCGGTCGTGGACCGCGGCGACAGACTCGTGGTCGGCCAGCAGCTCGACGTCGTCGGGACGGGCCTCGGCGCGGAGCGCGTCCTCCAGTCGGGTCTCGACGGTCTCGCGGTCCTCACCGGTCAGCTTCTCCAGCTCCTCGGTCTCGACCTGGAGCTCGTTGTGCCGGAGCTCGACCTCGCCGTCGAGCCGGACGTGATCGCCGGTCTCGACCTCGGGGTAGGCCCGGACGCCGGCCTCGACGAACGCGGCGCAGTCGACCGTCGCGGTCTCGTCGCGGACCTCGAACACGGTCGGGCCGCTGGTCTGGCGCGCGCCGACGACCTCGCCCTCGATGCGGACGTCCTCGCCCACGCGGTCGCTCAGACTCTGGATCTCGACGCGGACGGGGTCGGAGTCGGCGTCGCTGGCTTCGGACTCCGCGGCCGATTCGGCGTCGGTCGTCGAGCCCGTTCCGGTCGCCGAGTCGGATGCGGATGCGGAGCTTGACCCCGCTTCGGACTGCTGCGCGCTCGCAGATTCCGACTCTTGCTCGGCGGACGACTCGGACGCCGACTCGCTCGCGCGGTCGACCGTTCCCGCCCCGGCGCCGTCGGTGGTCGCCTGCTGGTCGTCGCTCTCGTCGCCCTCGTCGCCGTCGTCGAACTCCTCGGGGAGGACGGCACCCCGCTCGGGGTCGTCGACCAGCTTGCCGCGGAACTCGCGCTCGGACTGGCGGATCGACCAGCCGAGGTCGACGTTGCCGTTGTCGCGGACGCCGGTGACCTCGACGAACACCTCGTCGCCCTGGTCCCAGTCGAGCGAGTCGAGCCGCCGGTCGAGCTCGCTCTTGTGGAGCAGCCCGGTCACCCGGTCGCCGATGTTGACGAAGACGCCGAACTCGGCGAAGCCGTCGACCGTTCCCCTGTAGTACCGTCCCGACGTCAGTTGATTCGGATTGTTGCCTGTGAACTCGAAGAGGACGTCCTGCTCGTGGCTCTGGCAGATGGCGCCGTCGGCAGGAGTCCCGCAGATGATACACGAACCCATCTTATACGCGAGCAAAATAGCCCCGGCCTAAAACTGTTGTCGAAACTGACCCGGCTACTCGTCGGCGCCGCCGGGCTCGAACGCCTCGGCCCCCGGCAGGTCCGCGACGCCCTCGTGGACGCCGACGTACTCGGCGTCGTCGACCGCCCGCTCGAACTCCTCGACGCTCCGGTACTCCCGAATCGCCAGCACGTGGCCATCCTCGACCGCGAAGACGATCTCGTCGGTCCCGTCGTCGTGGCGGTACTGGTCGCCCTTCTGCGGCCCGGCGCGGTCGGCGGAATCGCTCCCGTCGTCAGGTGTCATCGATGGAGTGGCAACGCGGAGACCCTTGAAAGTGACCGGCGAGTCGCGTCCGACCGCGGCGAGCCTCTCGAGAACTCGAACGAGTACGACGAACTGCCGGGCGAGTCCGACCCCTACTCGAACACCGGGCTGTCGTCCTCCAGCGCCTCGATGTCGTCGGCGATGGCCCGGACCTGCTCGGGGAACAGCGCGACCTGCACCTCGTTGCCGTCGTCGTCCTCGCAGACGAGCTTCACGCGCTTGTCGCCGAACTCCCGCGCTTCCGCGGACTCGACGTCGAACAGTTTCGCGGTGCCGGACTTGTTCGAGGGCCCGACGTTCTTGATAGCGCCGTCCTTCAGTTCGACCATGAAGTCGTCGAGGATGAGGTTGAGCATTCGATGGGGGTTCGGCGTGTGGTGCCTTATAGGTGGGAGAGTCAGGCGTGGAGTGGAGGATTTCGTATAGTAACTGGCGATACATGACCGTAGCCGCTGGAAAGGACTTGGTGCTGGAGTCGACTGGCGAAAAGCAGAGGAGCTAGCTACTACCGTCACAAATGAGTTTCCGCACCTGCACCGCGACCGCGGGCCTCGTCCCTCCCCAGCCTCGACGGCCGCCTGAACGCGGCCGCCTCCCTCGCGCGGCGTGGCGGCTCACGAGGAGCCGCCAGCGCGCGCCGCGATGGAGATGGACAGAGAAATCGAGTGCTCGTGTAGAACTCAGCCGAGCGCGACGCAGAACTCCCAGCCGAATTCGACCACCCGGAAGCACACCTCGCTCGCCCGGACGACGACCATCTCGTCGAGCGCGGCCAGCCCCCTGAAGGCGTAGCCGAACACCAGCACCGCGGGGATCGCGCCCGCGACCAGCGCCCGGAGTGCGGAGGTGTCGTGGACCGTCCGGAGGCCGACGACGAACAGCGCCGCGCCGTAGACGGCGCAGGCGACTCGAAGCGTCGGAGACGGAACTCCGGCGAACACGCAGGGCGCGGTGGCGTAGGCGAGGGCCTGCACGGTCTCGCTGGTGCCCCCGCGGTCCGGCACGACCGCCATCAGGAGCACGGTCTGGAGCGCCGCGGTCAGGTGGAGCACCGCGGGCGCGACGAACAGCGCGGCCAGCGAGAGCGCGAACAGCGCCGAGAGCGCGGGCATGCCGCCGTACACCGGGGCCGCACCCGGAACGAGCGCGAAGCGAGTCGCCTCCTCGACGACGACCACCGCCACCGCGAACACGAGCCCCGGCGCCTGGTCGCCCGGCGCGACGCCGCGCTCGAAGAAGCGTCGGGGGTTGACGAGCACCTCGAACCACGCGCGGGCCACGGCGACGGGTCCGCGGTCGCGCCCGCCGGTGGGGTTCTCGACCCATTGGGTCACGCTCGACCCTCCTCGTCCCGCTGGGCCGCTGCCGTGCTCCCGGTCCGGGTCGGAGTCGGTTCATTCAGCACGGTCGGTTCACGAGTGGACTAGTCGGTCCGGAGAGTATGACAGTTCCGACATCGCGCCTCGTAGGACTCCTCGGCGCCCACGACGATGGTCGGGTCGTCGACGTGGGCTGGGTCGCCGTCGACGAACCGCTGGTTCCGGGTCGCGGGCTCGCCGCACTCCGCGCAGATGGCCTGGTACTTGTCGACGTACTCCGCCAGCGCGACGAGTCGCGGCAGTGGTTCGAAGGGCTCGCCCCGGAACGTCTGGTCGGTGCCCGAGACGATGACGCGCCGGTCGTCGGCCGCGAGGAACTCGCAGACCTCGACCAGGTCCTCGGAGAAGAAGTTGGCCTCGTCGACGGCGACGACCGCCTCGCCGTTGAGCGCCTCGGGGATGTCCCAGACGCCGTCCTCGGGGTCGACGACCGTCGCGTCCCACTGGCGGCCGTTGTGCGACCCCACGGTGGCCTCGCCGTAGCGGTCGTCCAGCGAGGGCTTGAACGCCGCGACGTCCTGGCCCGCGATCTCGGCCCGGCGGAGCCGTCGGAGCAGTTCCTCGGTCTTCCCGGAGAACATGCACCCCGTGATGACCTCGACCCACCCGCTGTTGGTTATCTTGTGCACGTCGATTGTGCGCTCAATCGAGGGAGAAAAGGGTTGCCGATTCGAGCCGCGGGCGCCGCGGTCGAGTGCGCGGCAGTCGGCGAGGCGAGCGCGCCACGGCGCGCAGACCGCGTTACAGGGTCGGCTCGGGCTCGGCGACCGGAACCGACGGCGTCGGGTCGCCGCGGTCCAGGATGTCGTCGACGATCTCGCCGAAGTCCGGCGCCTCGCGGTCGTCTCGCGGTTCGTCCGACGGGTAGTGCGGTACCACTGTCACGATCGGCCACCTCTTCGTCGCACACTAGCCGGTTCCAACGAAAAAGTAGTTACTATCGCTTTCACGCCGAGAGCCCCGCTAGGCTACGGAGCGTCGTTCGCTGGTCGACTCGGGAGCGCCTCGAGCTCGGCCGCGGCCGACTGCTTACTCCCCGCGCTCGCCGACCCGCACGAGCTGCTTGCCGACGTTCTCGCCCTCGAACAGGCCGAGGAAGGCGTCGGGCGCGCTCTCCAGCCCCTCGGTGACCGTCTCGCGGTACCGGATCTTGTCGGCCGCGACCCACTCGGCGAGCCGCCGGGTCGCCTGCTCGAACCGCGGCGCGAAGTCACCGACGAGGAACCCCTCGACCCGGGCCCGGGTCTCGATGAGCTTGCCGAGCTTCCGCGGTCCTGTGGGTAGCTCCTCGGCGTTGTACAGCGATATCTGGCCGCAGACCGCGACCCGGGCGTCGACGTTCAGCTTCGAGAAGACCGCGTCGGTGATGGGCCCGCCGACGTTGTCGAAGTAGCTGTCGACGCCGTCGGGCGCGGCCTCGTCGAGCGCCGCGCGGTAGTCGTCGGTCTCCTCGTAGTTGATGCCGGCGTCGAAGCCGAGGTCGTCTTCCAGGAACTCGACCTTCTCGTCCGAGCCGGCGAAGCCGACAACCCGGGCGCCCGAGCGTTTGGCTATCTGGCCAGCGACTGACCCGACCGCGCCGGCCGCGCCCGTGACGACGAACGTGTCGCCGGCCTTGGGTTCGGCGACCTCGCACGTGCCGAAGTAGGCGGTGCGGCCCGGCATCCCGAGCACGCCCAGCGCGGTCGAGACGGGGCCGAGGTCGGGGTCGACTTCTCGGAGGTCGGTCCCCGGCGCGGTCGCGTAGTCGGCCCACTCCAGATTGCCCGTCACTACGTCGCCCGCCTCGAAGCCGGCGCCGTTGGACTCGACGACTTCGCCGACCACGCCGGCCCGGAGCGGCTCGCCGACGTCCCAGGGCTCGGCGTACGACTCGCCGGCGTCCATCCGGCCGCGCATGTAGGGGTCGACCGAGAGGTAGAGCGTCCGGACCAGCGCCTCGCCCGGGCCCGGGTCGGGCGCGTCCTCCTCGACCAGTTCGAAGGTGTCGCGGTCGGGCGTGCCCTCGGGTCGCTTCGCCAGCAGGTACTTGCGGTTGGTCTCGGCCATACCCGTACCGAGGGCGACCGCGGGGAAGGAACCTGTGGTCGCGGCAGCGTCGGTCGGGAAGGCGCAAGTGGAAACGTCGGTGTCGTACCCGTCTCCGACTCACTCGGCGCCGATGTTCTCCTCGCTCTCGGGCGTCGGCGGACAGGGCTCGATGAAGGCGTAGTCGACCACCTCGCGGCCGAGCTCCAGCACGCGCTCCTCGAGCTTCTCGTCGGTGAACTCCCCGTCCCGGATGGCCGAGTGCGAGCGCGGGACCGCGGCCTGGTGGGGAAGCACCCACGCGTCGAGCGCCCGGCAGACCGACCGGAGGTGTTCGAGCGCCGTGATGGGGAAGGCCCCGCCGGACACGGCGAGCAGCCCCACGGTCGTGTGCTCGAACTCGTCGAACCCCGAGTAGTCTAGCGCGGTCTTCAGCACCGACGAGTACGACCCGTGGTACATCGGCGTCCCGAGCACGACCGCGTCGGCCTCCCGGAGCTCTCGGGTCAACTGGGGCGCGTCGCCCGCCTCGGCGTCGTCCCGGTCCGGGTCGTACGCCGGCAGGTCGTAGTCCCGCAGGTCGAGGAGGTCGGGCTCGCCGCCCCGCTCGGCGGCCCCGTCGAGCGCGCGCTCCAGCGCCGCCCGGGTGACGCTCTCGTCCCGGAGGCTCCCGCTGACCGCGACCACGTGGGGCGTCTCTGGCATGTCCGGTGCATCGGCCGCGAGCGACTAATAGACGGGGGAGCGGGAGAGAGACGACCACGGCAGTCTGTGGCAGCGGTCAGACACAACAGATTCGAGAGAGGATATTGGGATTCTGATACGTCCGCCGAACGAAAGGCGAAACCGACGGCAGGAGCGTCGGATAAGATTAGACACTTTTCATATAGATACGCGAGATGGGTAATTTCGGTCTGTCCGCCACACATCGGTACGGCCCGGTCGCGTGGACTATGGACCGGTGAATCCGCTATATGCGGTTCATAGCAGGCGATTTGAAGGGGAACGTCCATTCTCCGCTCGATGACGTTCGACACGTCAGAGAACGGGGGAGAGGTTTCGCGGAGAAAGTACCTCGCGGCTGTGGGGGCGGCCGGGAGTCTCGCGGTAAGTGGCACTGCGATGGCACGACAGGACGGGGGTAATCAGGGTCCCCTGCGGGTCGGGGGCTCCTCGACCGTGTACCCGATCACGAGCCAGGCCGGCTCGGTGTGGAACTCCAACCCGCCGGCCAGCGACGAGGAGTACTGGGGGCCGAGCCAATGGAGCATCGACACCGACGTGAACTACGCCGACTTCTGGGCCAGCCGCTACGGCTTCGAGTCGGGCGAGGGGGCGAGCCTGCCGTTCAACGTCACGGTCGGGCTGAGCCACTCCGGCACCGGGCTGGAGAAGCTCCGGAACGGAGTCCTCGACATCGGCGACGCGAGCGCGACGGTCGCCCAGGAGTTCCCCGACGCCGGCGAGGAGGAACTCGGTAGTTTCGTCGACCACGTCGTGGGGGTCGACGCCCAGCCGCTGGTCGTCAGCAGGGAGATCTACGACGCGGGCGTCACGGAGCTCACGCTCCGGCAGGTCCAGCAGATCTACCGCGGCGAGATCGCGAACTGGTCGGAGATACCCTCCTACGAGGGCGAGGACAGGGAGATCCAGGCCGTTGGACGCGCCGAGGGGTCGGGCACCGACACTTCCTTCCGCGCCAACGTCCTCGGCGGGCCGAACGCGCCGATGGAGGGCACCGACGTCCGACGGGGTCAGAACCAGCAGGTCCAGACGCTGGTCGCGCAGTCCGACAACGCCATCGCGTACATCGCGCTGGCGTTCGTCGACGAGCAGCGGGTCCCGCCGGTCGCGCTCACCATCGAGGGCACCACCTACGAGTACGGCAGGAACCTCGGCGCGCAGGACTACCCGCTCAACCGCGACCTCCACTGCTACACCTGGCAGGACACCTCGCCGAAGGAGGCCGCGTTCATCCTGACGATGCTCTCGGACCTGGGCCAGGAGCGGTACGTCGCCGCGAACAACTACGTGAAGCTGCCGACGGACCGACAGGAGGAGCAGGTCGCCAAGCTGCCCGAGCCCGAGCAGGGCTCCCCGCAGGACTACATCGGCGGGTCGGGTCAGACGACCGCCAGCGACGGTCAGGCGACCACGACCGCGGGCGCGGGCGGCAACGAGACCGAGACCGACACCCAGACGACGACCTCGCAGTAAGGTCCCCTGGCGCGGGCCGACAGGGACCGTCTTCTCGCCGGACCCGGCGGACATTATTTCCGCGCCGAGCGCCAACTCGGCGGCAATGGACACCATTCGGTCACCGCGACCCGCCGCCGACCCGCTTCGCGTCCTCCTCGCGGGGCCGGACTCGTGGCTCGGGACCGTCCGACCCGCGTTCGCCGAGTCCGACTCGTACACAGTTCGGACCGCCGGGACGGCCGACCGTGCGGTAGCGACGGCGACGGAGTCAGACGGCGGCGTCGACTGCGTCGTCGTCGCTCGGCAGATCGGCGAGACGACCGGGCTCGAACTGCTGTCGACGCTCCGGTCGAGCGGGGTCGACGTCCCGTTCGTCGTGGCGCCGACCGACGGCGGCGAATCGCTCGCGAGCGACGCCATCGCCGCCGGGGTCGCCGACTACCTCCCCGCCGACGCCGACCCGCCGGTCCTCCGGCGCCGGTGCCGCGAGGCGGT containing:
- a CDS encoding DHH family phosphoesterase; the encoded protein is MGSCIICGTPADGAICQSHEQDVLFEFTGNNPNQLTSGRYYRGTVDGFAEFGVFVNIGDRVTGLLHKSELDRRLDSLDWDQGDEVFVEVTGVRDNGNVDLGWSIRQSEREFRGKLVDDPERGAVLPEEFDDGDEGDESDDQQATTDGAGAGTVDRASESASESSAEQESESASAQQSEAGSSSASASDSATGTGSTTDAESAAESEASDADSDPVRVEIQSLSDRVGEDVRIEGEVVGARQTSGPTVFEVRDETATVDCAAFVEAGVRAYPEVETGDHVRLDGEVELRHNELQVETEELEKLTGEDRETVETRLEDALRAEARPDDVELLADHESVAAVHDRIRDAAETVRRAVMESRPVIVRHNATAEGYVAGAAIERAVLPLVRDEHAKSDAEYHFFDRRPLEGGDYDMADATKDVTTMLDNRERHDEKLPLFVVVAAGSTAESADGFELLDIYDAPRVVVDATYPDEGVADLAGVAVNPYLEDADAADLTAGVLGANVAAHVNTDARDDVAHLPAVSYWEDAPEAYVDLAAEADYDEDHVTALREAVALEAYYQSYEDKRELITDLLFEHEKRDLAEHVGEQFREKLQTELDTVEPNLSIRGENDVSFTVLDTEAFTHRFDFPPTALLLDAIHRQKLGAAGAPGDDHVTLGVDEDEIHIRSDGRVNARDVAAAAAEAAPEAGISATGTRDGAVEFLAGERDAALDAVVAAVSEQL
- a CDS encoding phosphoesterase produces the protein MDALDTAMELYPYVFHPAVMVGVGALVTIHHEWALQDADRSALWRRFAAFLGAGVLSLVPTLAYVLVTGQGLYQVTKGNAWQVDALVAGGVLFTAATTWLVWRRYDWGALVPGYLQALVVATIPYVALSPFWNFSGHVTMALMPTLYLTLVDRRFWPTLAIPVVMVPNRVYLDAHDWPQSVGAFLIIAALVVGVFWWQTGGEFRAEPGSAAS
- a CDS encoding MBL fold metallo-hydrolase, translated to MNITLLGSGGDSQTPMPTCDCRVCDPAREEGIPHARYGNSTLVRDADAVVDAPESIWAMLNREDVADVEYIFVSHHHMDHVGGLRVVQAIGRPQFPLENWDNEDPATVVMSETTYDRIAESLDIEAQYDDRGYAQFEFIGDGETMTLGDGIEVTGIGAPLDPGGPEDAAMGYLFRDGESSALVFPDETTFLDLEKVPHDLDLWVKECGMFRETPTGDPILSEELWAEESEHQTTFDQTLEQVRTVGPDRTVLTEIEEIYRRRPDEYADVAAEYADLGIEFGRDGMDVEV
- a CDS encoding YIP1 family protein — protein: MTQWVENPTGGRDRGPVAVARAWFEVLVNPRRFFERGVAPGDQAPGLVFAVAVVVVEEATRFALVPGAAPVYGGMPALSALFALSLAALFVAPAVLHLTAALQTVLLMAVVPDRGGTSETVQALAYATAPCVFAGVPSPTLRVACAVYGAALFVVGLRTVHDTSALRALVAGAIPAVLVFGYAFRGLAALDEMVVVRASEVCFRVVEFGWEFCVALG
- a CDS encoding thymidine kinase; this translates as MHKITNSGWVEVITGCMFSGKTEELLRRLRRAEIAGQDVAAFKPSLDDRYGEATVGSHNGRQWDATVVDPEDGVWDIPEALNGEAVVAVDEANFFSEDLVEVCEFLAADDRRVIVSGTDQTFRGEPFEPLPRLVALAEYVDKYQAICAECGEPATRNQRFVDGDPAHVDDPTIVVGAEESYEARCRNCHTLRTD
- a CDS encoding tRNA uridine(34) 5-carboxymethylaminomethyl modification radical SAM/GNAT enzyme Elp3 — its product is MSTETPDATETEAFERVCEELVERILDGEVERDDLESEKLEVCSEHSSPKVPKNSELLDHAPEDRREDLQEVLQRKPVRTASGVSPVAIMTSPHQCPHGKCLYCPGGPGSEFSSSQSYTGHEPAAARGVQNDYDPYGQVTLRLEQLREIGHPVDKVELILMGGTMTARSHDYQEWFVKRALEAMNDYDTGKEPEPAEGESFAEDPENVEFRYLEDVIAENETNDIRNIGTTFETKPDWCDPEQIDRMLDLGGTKVEVGVQTTYERINREMHRGHGVQASIDANRRLRDAAFKVGFHMMPGQPGMSREMCLEDFRRLFEDEKWKPDYLKIYPTLVVRGTATYDWWHRDEYEPLQNEEAAELVAEIKSMIPKYTRLQRVQRDIPADFIDAGVWKSNLRQLARQKMEDHGWTCDCIRCREVGMNDENPETVELDVTTYEAAGGTEHFISYEDPDKDLLIGFCRLRFPGNPVRRELEDAALVRELHVYGPMVEVGDESHDWQHKGYGRKLLRKAEEMAADAGYDKVSVISGIGAREYYREKLGYHQDGPYVSKRL